Genomic segment of Siniperca chuatsi isolate FFG_IHB_CAS linkage group LG16, ASM2008510v1, whole genome shotgun sequence:
CTGTCATCTGGTCCTGTAATCTACTGAGATCTAATGTGTTCTACAGCACTCTACTGAGATGTACTGTTGTTAAATGCGATACTGTGATCTACTGTAATCCACTGACTGTGATCTACTATGATCTACTATGATCTACCACTGCTCTCACCTCTTCCTCAGAGTGGTCTGGCAGACTTTAACCACACTGATCACATCCTTCACCGTACGACGAAACTTATGCATCCGAGCTGCTACCAGGAgcgctgaggaggaggaggtggagaaggaggaggacaggttggtaaatatgtgattgttgatgtttgttgttgtcatgGCAATGGCGGCCATGCTGTACCTGCTCCACAGAGTCCGGAGGGTCGGCGTCCCGTGTGCATCCAGTCCCTCTTCATCCTCTGAAGGAGACGAAGAGCCGTCATGGAAACCTCATGAGTCTTCACCCCGAACTCCAACATGTGAGCAAACCGAGGGATGTACAGGCAAGGATctgaggaggggaggaggtgaggggaggaggaagaggaggagaggaggaggaggagaggaagaggagaggaggaagtgaggaAGAGTAGAGGGGGatgtggagaggaggaggtgaggaagagtagaggaggaggtgaggaagaggaggagaggaagtggagagggggaggtggagaggaggaggtgaggaagaggaggagaggaagaggagagggggaggtggagaggaggaggtgaggaagagtagagggggaagaggagaggggtaggtggaggtggaggtgaggaagaggagaggaaaaggagagggtGAGGTGGAGAGGAGCTAAATAAACATGTATAAACTTCATATGACAAACgtatttgtctgttttgctgaatatgttttaatgctttattgctttaatgtttgaatgctttaatgtttgaatgtttgaatgttttaatgctttaatgttttaatgtttttttgctttaatgttttaatgctttaatgttttaatgctttaatgctttaatgctctgtgtgtttggCCCTTCGGTTGATATGAAACTGGAAGTTGGAGCTTTTAGCTTCCTGAGGGTTTTCGCGGGCTTTGTCGCCATCTTGCGGAGCAGCTCGGTGAAGGCGGATGTAGCAGCAGTATGATCTAAAATGGCGTCCGGAGAAGTAAAACGAAACAGGTTCCGGAGTGTATTTACCGTTAACGGCAAACAAACCGACGCCGGGAGTCTGacaggtaaaaacacacaccGACACCTTGTGTCTGTTCGCTCTGGCGGCTCCGGTTCTTTCGGTTTACTGACGTGAGCGCGCTGCATGATCGGTGTTGGTGAGGTTTAACGTCACCGGTAACCAGCTAACGACAACAACGACAGACTGTGTAGCGTTAACGGACTGCaccgcaaacacacacagccgtCGGTGCGTGGCGGCAGAACGGAGGTCTGTTTGCGTGAACTGCCTGgatgattattgattattgatgaCTTAACCTGCCTCTTCTGGTTGAACCAGCGTTACACTATGCCACGTGACCCGTTTGACTCTGCGACCGGACTCGGACTCACAGCCAGATCCCGTCACCCCCTGTCTGTTCAGGTGTAAGTCCGTTTCCCCTCACCTGAGCTCAGCGTTGACCCTGCACACGTCACCATGAGCTCAGTGTAACCTAAGCCTCAGCAGGTACGGGCCGCAGGCTgacttttatataaataaatatatatataaaaaatatattgtctCAATAACAGCGAAGCAGCAGGTGTAACAGGCTGGCTGCGGTTCACCACCAGCGTCACACCTGAACACCACCACTTCCTGGATCCCTGTGTCTTTAGACTCCTGTTCACTTTTGTACATCAGGTGAAAAAGGTTGACAACCATcatgtctcccacccgctccatgactgctggtcaaacaaagactcgtccccccacaatgcaccacagcgCGCCACAGGAAGCcactcctgcctgtggccgTCAGACTCTTTAAcgcctccctctaagtgtcaataactgtgcaatattctctgtttaatttattgatattcttcatacttctattactgcaatatcctccgtctcataatcatcttaaagTTACACTTAACAGTTCACGCATTATTACTTATgacttatatttacattgtattatcacACCGTACATACTGAtcatcaacctctaaatccactttgtgcTTAAtctatcttagctgtattatagtgtattagaTTTTGCTTTGcgcatctcttatttcttactagaaataattctCGTAgaaacttattttattattatttctatttctattgtATTAGTGCTTCTGTTCCCGtgtgacagcgagcagctggAACGAACGAGTTTCCCcccgggatcaataaagtatctctgATTCTGAACCTCTGATCTGATCCAAGACCCTCAGACCCTCTAAATGTTAGTTTCAGCAGGTGTTCTGATCCATCACGATCTGTTCAGGTTTCAGTGAACAGATCCAGAGACCTGCGGTTTCAGTGTGAACCCACATCGCTGGATCACGACAGACTCCAACAGCTGATCAGCTATTTCCTATTCACCATTTTAATCCTACTCAATTCTCCACCTGACTTTGGGGTTTACCCACAAACTAccttaatctgctcaccttgcttttcccttcacttctcttttgcacacacacctggtctgcacacacacacctggtctgcacacacacacctggtctgcacacacgcacacctggTCTGCGCACACGCACACCTGGtctgcacacacgcacacctggtctgcacacacgcacacctggtctgcacacacacacctggtctgcacacacacacctggtctgcacacacacacacacacctgctcgccccgcctcttcctgtttctctctccccgtATGCGTCTGCTCTGTTGACTCTCTTCATCAGAacaatgttttataaagttgctcaaaaaacacaactcgcgtttttattttataaatttattttattttttaaatgcgcGCTTCAGTTTCGGACGAGGCTCGTAGTTAACGATGTCGCCTATCAGATCGAACGGAACCGACGCGGTAGCGAATGACATCGTGCACGGTCCGTGCTTGCATATGCACCGAGTCCGCGTCTCTCTCGTTAATATATCTGGGCGGCGTTGCATCATCGGATCAGCCTTTCTGATCGGCCTTTATAGAGACCGCCGATCAAACCTTTTAGAACGAATATTGGCCCATTTATGATCGGTGGCCGATTGATCGAAGCACCTttagctgcaacgattagtcaattaatcaaataatcaatcGACACAAATTAactggcaacaattttgatagtcGATTAATCGTTAAAGTAATTCTAACAAACCTCACTTTTTTACACTCTTAGACTCTGGAAACTTGtggaagtcatttttttttaacatttaaatggagattaatggagaaaacaaTCGATAGATTATTCGATAATGGAAACAGTGGCTCAGCTCTGCTTCAGTTCTGGACAGAATAAAGACAAACAGCATGACGTAGCTACATATCTGTAATGTCCTGGACTTTAATCTGCAATAATCTGGATTAGAATCGGATTACTCTCCGACTCTCTGACAGGAAGCAGTCATCATGCTGTGACGTGGTGACCTCGCTGGCTCTGtgaccaggaggaggagaagatggcGGCTGAACTTTTCTCCACCAGCCTCCCTCACGGTAACGAGGTGGAGGTGAAAAAGAGTTTCATCCACCCGAGTGAACCGGAGCCGCCGGCTGGTAACCACGACGACGGAGACGAAGATCAGCCGGACATCGCCGACGacgacagagaggagagagacggcTGGCCGGAAACACAGCCCACGCTCAGAGAGAGGTCGGTACAatgctctgctctgattggacAGAACAGCACGGTTTTAAAGAGGGAAACGTTACTAACTATGGAGGAGAAATGTCTGTATGAAGTAAAATACAACTCTTCATGgaggaaaatatctgttttGATCAAGTTAAATTTAATTAGTTGCAGAGGAAAGTTTAACTGGAGggaaatgtatttagtttttgttattttgaggGAGgtcactttattttacaggacggtgtcgtccctcattcgccCAGGACCGGTCCagcgtagaaaaggtttcagtcgtctggacgctgtttccAGAATCAACACGAAAGAACTctttaaaacacatacagtgttCAGCTTTTTTAATTAAGCTCCCATCACAGGAGATCAGTCATTCTCCATTATTTTACAGGCTTATAATTGTTATTAATAATCTTCTGGGAAGTTTCCTGAAAGAACTctttaaaacacatacagtgttcagctttttttaattaagtccAATTAATTGCTAATGAAACCCCGAGAATCTTATATTCAGTCACAGCAGATCAGCTGAACATGTGAAACTTAAATTTCTACATATTTCAGAATAATCCCATGATAATTGAATAGGTGaatatttcttttaaagatATTCTTCTGGAAATAAAACGCTGGTAAATTCAAACACAACTAACTAAACTCTAATAACGGTCTCACAGCGTTGGCTCCGCAGTTAGCGGGAGGTCCATCAGGTGGTCCAGTCTAAACGATTAAAGCCAGAGATGTTGCCGAGGATGTCGTGTGTTGGACAGATTGAAAACCCTTTGATGCAAATTTGTTTTAAGTGATTCTGAGCCGTTtaaagtattttgtgtttatttgttgtcGTTTTCCTGCAGAAACGCTCTGATGTTCAACAACGAGCAGATGGCTGATGTTCACTTCATCGTCGGCCCTCCAGGAGAAACTCAGAGAGTTCCCGCTCATAAGGTATAAAGAGCCGGGTCCACACTGAACCTGCACTCACCTGCTCTGACCTCGACTCACCTGTACTCACCTGGACTCATCTTTGTCTCAGTATTctctaaataaaatgttgtttgttgtgttctCACAGGTTtcagatgaaaaagaaatgcagcatGTGGCACAAGTCATCACTGTCATGTGACTGTGTTTTGGGCCTGGTTCAGACTTCTGATTgcttccctgtgtgtgtttttcagtacGTCCTGGCGGTGGGCAGCTCGGTGTTTGGAGCCATGTTTTACGGAGATCTGGCTGAGGGACAATCTGAGATCAAGATCCCCGACGTGGAGCCGGCTGCTTTCCTCATTCTGTTAAAGTGAGTCCAGTCTAGAATAGTTCTTGTCCAGAAGTTTCTATTCTGCTTGAACGACGACTTCGCGACCAGCAATGCTCAAAACTCCTGCCAGAGTTTGATCGGAGTCAGAAGTCTACAATCTGCTTTTCAAGGAGGTTCTAAACATTACAGTCTttgggacggtgtagtccctcattcgtccaggagtggtccatcgtagaaaaggtcgcagtcatctggacgctgttttcagaatcaagacgtttcggctcccatccggaagtcattctcaactgtgaacgTTCCCGTTCCATTTCTtcacattgagaatgacttccggatgggagccgaaacgtcttgattctgaaaacagcgtccagacgactgcgactgaaaccttttctacgacattACAGTCTTTGTGCAGATGCTTTTCTCCAGGACCCTTCGACATATGAACAGGGATTGAACCACCAACCTTACGAATAACGGACGACCCACTCAACCACCTGAGCTACAGTTGCCCCTCCTGTAGTCCTTAGGGGCATCCAAAAGTGTTCGAGGAAGGGCCAGGGTTCTAGGTGGGAGCCTCAGTGGTCCAGTAGGGAGGTCCAGGGTACATTGAGGACTCCAGTGTCTTACAGAGGGTTCCAGTGGTCCTTGATAGGATCCCAGGGGCTGAAGGGATCAATAACTGGCAACAGGCTGAACTACCAGACAACAGAGCTTGAATATCCGCAAGGAAGTGCCCAATTTTCCTCACAGTAATTTGAATCTCTTGTGCAAGTTAGTCAAGTGCGAGTACTCAGACCATGTTGTGTATGTATGATGTATGTTGTCTCTCAGGTCCACATGTCCTGATCCTGCTGTGTGCTCTGTCTCAGGTACATGTACAGTGATGAGATCGAGGTGGAGGCTGACACTGTGCTCGCCACGCTCTACGCTGCTAAGAAGTACATCGTTCCTGCTCTGGCGAAGGCCTGCGTCACCTTCCTGGAGACGAGTCTGGAGGCGAGGAACGCCTGCGTTCTGTTGTCTCAGAGCCGGCTGTTTGAGGAGCCGGAGCTGACGCAGCGCTGCTGGGAGGTGATCGACGCTCAGGCCGAGCTCGCTCTGCGATCTGAAGGCTTCTCTGAGATCGACCTGCCCACGCTGGAGATCATCCTGCAGAGAGAATCGCTCAACATACGTGAGGTTGTGATCTTCCAGGCAGTGCTGAGCTGGGCAGCAGCTGAGTGTCGACGTCAGGGACTGGCGGTGACCCCCAGGAACCAGCGGGTGGTGTTGGGTAAAGCGCTGTACCTGGTCCGGATCCCCTCCATGACGCTGCAGGATTTTGCAGATGGAGCGGCGCAGTCGGACGTCCTGACGCTAAAAGAGACTCATGACATCTTCCTGTGGTTTACTGCCTCCAACAAACCCAGACTGGAGTTCCCTCTGGTGAAGCGGGCTGGCCTGGCGCCACAGAAGTGCCACCGCTTCCAGTCCTCGGCCTACCGTAGCAACCAGTGGCGCTACAGGGGGCGCTGCGACAGCATCCAGTTCGCAGTGGACCGGAGGATCTTCATGGCCGGGCTCGGTCTGTATGGGTCGAGCTGCGGGAAGGCCGAATACAGCGTGAAGATTGAACTGAAGAGGCAGGGAACCGCTCTGGCCCAGAACCTCACCAAGTTTCTGTCAGATGGATCGAGCAGCACCTTCCCTGTGTGGTTTGAACACCCGGTCCAGGTGGAACAGGACACCTTCTACACGGTGAGCGCCGTCCTGGACGGAAACGAGCTGAGTTACTTTGGTCAAGAGGGGATGACTGAGGTGCAGTGTGGGAAAGTGACCTTCCAGTTCCAGTGTTCGTCAGACAGTACAAACGGGACTGGCGTGCAGGGGGGGCAGATCCCCGAACTGGTCTTCTACTGCTGAACCAGAACCTGATGGACTCAAGGACTCAACACACTTTAATCAGCCAGAAAACATGTCAGAGAGAAGTCATAGTGAGCAATGAGCTGCAGAGACAGGAGCGCTGATTCTGACAGACGGACCGCTGCAGTGAACTGGAAGCTGATTGGACTGTCGGTGTGGATCTGGAAGCTGATTTGTTTGTGCTtcttaaaagaaataatgacTGAACATTAAAGTTTAAGTGACTGAAACTAAAACCGAGTTGCTGCTTCTTTGGAGTGAAGTTGATTAATGACAGGAGTTTGAAGGAAATGTCTGTTGTAGTTTCCTGCAGCTGCCACTAGATGTTACTAGCTTGAGCCTTTAAAACTGTGACGACCTTATCGATGACGAGTGGTTCTTGGTGAATGTAGTTCTGTAAATGCACCTGCTTGGTTTCATGTGAATACCTCACACATGAATTCAGACTTGTTGTGGAAATACCTTGAGGTTTgacagtttaaataaagttaataaaagtTCTCACCAATGGCAGGAGCGTTGATGCAGAGCTCACGAGCCAACAGCAGGAAGGTTTTTCCCAGGATGTAAACGTTCACCTGAACACATGAAACTACACGTTATAACTGCACTGAGTCTACTGAGAGAGCAGGTCTCTGCTGGTCTGGGGTCAGGCGTACCTGCAGCAGGTCACTCAGGTCCAGCAACATGTCTGAAACACAGTTCAGGAAAACCAGCAGCACTtctggaggtcaaaggtcacagtgaGGTCCAGACTGACAACATGATAAAGATAAAATCACACAGTATGTCAGAGTGTGTCGCTGGTTGCTAGGATACGAGGCGTCCCCTCGGTGCGACACACCAGGTAGAGGCACGCTGCGATGACGTGCTCCGTCTTGCGTCCTCGCGTCAGGTGTTTACTCACAACCATCTTGAAGAAGTTGAAGGCCGTGTCCAAACAGTGCTGGTTCAACTGCAGCTGGCTGCCCAGCTGCTGGATCTGACGCTTACCTGGAGACACAAACACCtgattattactgtttattttacctGGAGACAGAGCTCATTAGTTCAGTTTGagtgaatttatttttgttcattaatgagattaaaacattaaagagGTAAATGTGTGAAAGAAAACTGGATCAGAAACATCACATGTCCTCTGTGGGCTTCCGTAGGTCAGACTGAGTTCAGAGTCTCGCAGAGGAACTTATTGGCTGCATCCCAAGTCTCTTAAATGCATCAGTTCCCTCACTTTGCGTCTCCTTGCGTCCCCGGTGGGAAACCATGCGAGGAGCGAGGAAACGTCACATTGAGCTACGTCTGCTTCTGATCGCAGCTGGATCGGCTGTGGAGACTTGATGCAGTTTGTGTCTGCACACTAATAAAGGCCCACAGTCAtcagagcagcagtgttttctgtctgaagCCTGTTACCTGTTGAACAGACACCTGCACGTGAAGAACAAGGTGCGTTCGTACTGCTACTAGTATCGGCTCTGATGTGATCCCAGCACTGTGTTGTATTGACGTATCGatcagagaggctgctgtcagtcattttaaacgtTTCCATGCCGCggtaatgtcacagcaaatatcgGGGGACATTTAAGcatcaaaactaaaaactgtagttataaagTTGACGggacagaggaaactctccagaggaaagAGAATCAGACTTCGGGCCTCTGGAATACATGGTTTCAACAGCTGTGATGGAGCTCAGCAGTGATCAGGACGGCTGCTTCGCTCCAGTTTCACTGcatgaacctggactgtgtgaAGAACACAGTCATTAGATCCCGTCAGCGTGTCGGGAAATTTAACTCTGCTCTCTGATTTCACTTGTATCCATcagaaaagttaaataaataacagaaaactCTTTCTAATAAACGAAGAAAGGTGTTCGTGGTCGTTTTGTTGTTCAGACCTTCAGTTTACAGATTTTTGACTAGATGGTGAAtcagaaaacacatcaaacataAAACCTGACACGCTCTTTAATCCGTCTCCACTCCGGTATGAAACTCCA
This window contains:
- the LOC122862845 gene encoding BTB/POZ domain-containing protein 6-B-like, which codes for MAAELFSTSLPHGNEVEVKKSFIHPSEPEPPAGNHDDGDEDQPDIADDDREERDGWPETQPTLRERNALMFNNEQMADVHFIVGPPGETQRVPAHKYVLAVGSSVFGAMFYGDLAEGQSEIKIPDVEPAAFLILLKYMYSDEIEVEADTVLATLYAAKKYIVPALAKACVTFLETSLEARNACVLLSQSRLFEEPELTQRCWEVIDAQAELALRSEGFSEIDLPTLEIILQRESLNIREVVIFQAVLSWAAAECRRQGLAVTPRNQRVVLGKALYLVRIPSMTLQDFADGAAQSDVLTLKETHDIFLWFTASNKPRLEFPLVKRAGLAPQKCHRFQSSAYRSNQWRYRGRCDSIQFAVDRRIFMAGLGLYGSSCGKAEYSVKIELKRQGTALAQNLTKFLSDGSSSTFPVWFEHPVQVEQDTFYTVSAVLDGNELSYFGQEGMTEVQCGKVTFQFQCSSDSTNGTGVQGGQIPELVFYC